In one Kitasatospora cineracea genomic region, the following are encoded:
- a CDS encoding Na/Pi symporter, which yields MANATPDREPDRSEPDGAGELSTGTTVLGWLGVAGLIYLLICAVSIISRGFAGLGGDAAHTMFAFAANPWVGLSVGVLGTVLIQSSTTTTAIAVTAVGSGALPIEGAVPIILGANVGTTVTTSLVALTFIGNRTEFRRALGASTVHDFYNWLALLLFFPVELIWHPLQRISRALTDALYGTDWLPNPAHFNVVRSVTRPVEHAVVHGTAQVSAALGPLFTIVIGAALILIAVRYLGTLLKLLMVGRARDALLKAVGRNEYLAMATGMGVTVVTQSSTITTSVLVPFAGTGILTPAQVYPVVVGSNLGTTFTVVFAAFAGVGPDAKIGLQAAFVHLIYNLFAIVAIYVIPLLRPLPLYCAEQLARLASERRWILGVYLGTVFVALPALVIVLVGVL from the coding sequence ATGGCGAACGCCACCCCCGACCGAGAGCCGGACCGCAGCGAGCCGGACGGAGCCGGTGAACTCTCCACCGGGACAACAGTCCTGGGCTGGCTGGGTGTCGCCGGGCTGATCTACCTGCTGATCTGCGCCGTGAGCATCATCAGCCGCGGCTTTGCGGGGCTGGGCGGGGACGCCGCGCACACCATGTTCGCGTTCGCCGCGAATCCGTGGGTCGGGCTGAGCGTGGGCGTGCTCGGCACGGTGCTGATCCAGTCCTCGACCACCACCACGGCCATCGCCGTGACCGCCGTCGGCTCGGGCGCGCTGCCGATCGAGGGCGCCGTCCCGATCATCCTGGGCGCGAACGTCGGCACCACGGTGACGACCAGCCTGGTCGCGCTCACCTTCATCGGGAACCGCACCGAGTTCCGCCGGGCCCTGGGCGCCTCGACCGTCCACGACTTCTACAACTGGCTGGCGCTGCTGCTCTTCTTCCCGGTCGAGCTGATCTGGCACCCGCTGCAACGCATCAGCCGCGCGCTGACCGACGCCCTGTACGGGACCGACTGGCTGCCGAACCCCGCCCACTTCAACGTCGTCAGGTCAGTGACCCGGCCGGTGGAGCACGCGGTGGTGCACGGCACCGCGCAGGTCAGCGCCGCGCTCGGCCCGCTGTTCACCATCGTGATCGGCGCCGCGCTGATCCTGATCGCGGTCCGCTACCTGGGCACGCTGCTCAAGCTGCTGATGGTCGGCCGGGCCCGGGACGCCCTGCTCAAGGCCGTCGGCCGCAACGAGTACCTGGCCATGGCGACCGGCATGGGCGTCACCGTGGTCACCCAGTCCTCGACCATCACCACCTCGGTGCTGGTGCCGTTTGCCGGTACGGGCATCCTGACGCCCGCTCAGGTGTATCCCGTCGTCGTCGGCTCCAACCTCGGCACCACCTTCACGGTGGTCTTCGCCGCCTTCGCCGGCGTCGGGCCGGACGCGAAGATCGGGCTGCAGGCCGCATTCGTGCACCTGATCTACAACCTCTTCGCGATCGTAGCGATCTACGTGATCCCGTTGCTGCGTCCCCTGCCGCTGTACTGCGCCGAGCAACTCGCCCGCCTCGCCTCCGAACGGCGCTGGATCCTCGGCGTCTACCTCGGCACGGTCTTCGTCGCCCTGCCCGCTCTGGTCATCGTGCTGGTGGGCGTGCTCTGA
- a CDS encoding glycosyltransferase has translation MPDGRPAPIRPRTPDRPVLAVDGCAAVVHHAGAGTTAAGLRAGVPAVPVPVMADQPFWASRLHALGVAPGPLPFQDLNAGALGEAITTCLSEPAHRRRAAELSLRIAAENGTAAVLAHIGSREAG, from the coding sequence ATGCCCGACGGGCGCCCGGCGCCTATCCGCCCCCGAACCCCCGACCGACCGGTGCTGGCTGTGGACGGCTGCGCCGCCGTCGTTCACCACGCCGGGGCCGGCACCACCGCAGCCGGACTACGGGCCGGAGTACCCGCGGTACCCGTACCCGTCATGGCCGACCAGCCGTTCTGGGCGTCTCGACTGCACGCCCTGGGGGTCGCCCCCGGGCCTCTGCCATTCCAGGACCTCAATGCCGGAGCCCTCGGCGAAGCGATCACCACCTGCCTGTCCGAGCCCGCCCACCGCCGCCGCGCGGCCGAACTCTCCCTGCGCATCGCGGCAGAGAACGGTACCGCCGCGGTGCTCGCCCACATCGGCTCCCGGGAGGCCGGGTGA